A single genomic interval of Candidatus Zixiibacteriota bacterium harbors:
- a CDS encoding carboxymuconolactone decarboxylase family protein — MSERVQQFNDERSKLNEIVHGRDDLNIKRFFGLDSAVYRKGALDAKTKELLGLVALLVLRCDDCISYHTIRAKEIKVTDTEFDEVMSIGLVVGGSITIPHLRRAYRLWTEMAE, encoded by the coding sequence ATGTCTGAACGTGTACAACAATTCAATGACGAGCGAAGCAAGCTTAATGAGATCGTGCATGGCAGGGACGATCTCAATATCAAACGTTTTTTCGGGCTGGATTCAGCCGTTTACCGCAAAGGTGCCCTTGATGCCAAAACCAAAGAGCTTTTGGGACTTGTCGCCTTGCTGGTCCTTCGCTGCGATGACTGCATCAGCTACCATACTATCAGAGCAAAAGAAATCAAAGTGACAGACACAGAATTTGACGAAGTCATGTCGATCGGTTTAGTGGTCGGCGGCTCAATTACCATCCCTCATCTGCGACGCGCCTATCGGCTTTGGACGGAGATGGCCGAATGA